In the Quercus lobata isolate SW786 chromosome 5, ValleyOak3.0 Primary Assembly, whole genome shotgun sequence genome, one interval contains:
- the LOC115990166 gene encoding uncharacterized protein LOC115990166 → MAMEVDVFLDLLVIPIILSTLLSSHHYAKASNEIGKPLIAKTCTPTEFPDVCTSVLESDPRSSSANLAGLSGIGLEVTATKGNETAPVAYKLMNSAKDYAEWSIRSTCIQAFNINVYRVNGEGLKYFDAKKFDKAYEIVDIVNGELQYCSTLGIAELTESSTLLAKFTTDLKTILHQL, encoded by the coding sequence ATGGCCATGGAAGTTGATGTTTTTCTGGATCTCCTAGTGATTCCTATTATACTTTCTACTTTGCTTTCAAGCCACCATTATGCAAAAGCTTCTAATGAGATTGGCAAGCCCCTAATAGCCAAAACTTGCACCCCAACCGAGTTTCCTGATGTTTGCACCTCCGTTTTGGAGTCAGATCCTCGCAGTTCCAGTGCAAATCTTGCAGGCCTTTCTGGGATTGGTTTGGAGGTTACTGCAACCAAAGGTAATGAGACTGCTCCAGTGGCGTACAaattgatgaacagtgccaaaGACTATGCCGAATGGTCGATACGTTCTACTTGTATTCAAGCTTTTAATATTAATGTCTATCGAGTAAACGGCGAGGGTCTCAAATATTTTGATGCGAAGAAGTTTGATAAGGCATACGAAATTGTGGATATTGTTAATGGAGAATTACAATATTGCAGTACACTTGGCATAGCAGAGTTAACTGAAAGCAGTACCTTGCTAGCGAAGTTCACCACTGATCTAAAAACAATTCTGCATCAACTTTAA
- the LOC115990167 gene encoding uncharacterized protein LOC115990167 translates to MTWSPPPRFLFKINVDGAVDKANGKAGVGVIIRDELGRVEVAMCKNLDAPLGAIETESKAIEAGLLYALDIGIRDIVVESDCLLMIQALKGTTTPPSVVSAVTQGILDLNIGFNRVEFSHVKRQGTGRLMC, encoded by the coding sequence ATGACATGGTCCCCACCACCaagatttttgtttaaaataaatgttgatGGTGCAGTAGATAAAGCTAATGGGAAGGCAGGTGTGGGTGTGATTATCAGAGATGAATTGGGTAGGGTGGAGGTTGCAATGTGCAAAAACTTGGATGCACCCCTAGGTGCCATTGAAACCGAATCCAAGGCTATTGAGGCAGGGTTGTTGTACGCACTAGATATTGGTATTCGAGACATTGTAGTGGAAAGTGACTGCTTGCTCATGATCCAAGCTCTGAAAGGTACAACTACTCCTCCATCCGTGGTCTCAGCTGTAACACAAGGCATTCTGGATCTCAACATAGGCTTCAATAGGGTGGAATTTTCCCACGTTAAAAGACAAGGAACAGGCCGGCTCATGTGTTAG